In Fodinicola acaciae, the following proteins share a genomic window:
- a CDS encoding type I polyketide synthase: MSRAIGVAAQGGLPALDLDGSVSAARESMARLGKVLPGSYGVRIAADSPLRPDHVLAGECAIVILPAGSSWRISALPVRVLVEVTTLDEARQAVAGGAYGVIARGGERDGLSSFVLLQQLLSQMDVPVWSGGCAGPHTAVGAIAVGAAGVVLDPEVSIRDVRRRLRRETFVATAGDPLCRSLGVDLPVAQGPMTRVSDQPAFARAVAENDAMPFIALALATAEQSADLLRRTAEELGDLPWGVGVLGFVPPELRAEQLAVVRAARPRAALIAGGRPGMAKTLEADGIPTYVHVPSPVLLDQFLAAGVRRFVFEGAECGGHVGPRSSLALWETQISVLERFVAEHGTGDGLEVFFAGGVHDARSSAMVSAMAAPLAADGVGVGVLMGTAYLFTAEAVTAGAIGEVFQQRMVAATQTALIETAPGHATRCVPSPYVGEFASVRAEWQRQGVPERELWQRLERLTAGRLRIASKGIRRHGRELEPVSADVQLESGMFMAGQVAVLRDGVTTIAELHREVTAGAADLLSCDRPASEPQCRPLDIAIVGMACVFPGAPDLETYWSNILGGVDAVTEVPADRWDHALYHGDEADRTPSKWGGFLPPIAFDPLAYGIPPASLGSIDPAQLLSLEVAHRALVDAGYAGGGFDRERAGVIFGAEAGGDLANAGTVRALLPSLLGDLPAELASQLPPLTEDFFPGTLANVISGRIANRLDLGGANFTVDAACASSLAALDAACGELVSGSADLMLCGAVDLHNGINDYLLFASAGALSATGQCRPFDAKADGIALAEGVACLVLKRLSDARRDGDRIYAVVKGIGKGSDGRSLGLTAPRPEGQRRALRRAYEQAGVSPSEIGMLEAHGTGTVVGDRTELSTLSGFFTGLEPGSCALGSVKSQIGHAKCAAGLAGVVKAALAVRDGTLPPTAQLTEPNPAWEAVTSPFGFTTTPLPWPAAQRSAGVSAFGFGGTNFHAVLSDAGPAGGFGPARWPAELFLIGGLDAVRKLLPLAESGDWRLRDLAATAAGWVTGRPRLAFVCADHDELIAKLKTADVLAPEADPGKVAFLFPGQGSQRTGMAAELFVTFPGLRSLLELGREWTPELFPFHPFGPDAATVQADALRDTRKAQPALGIVDLAYCQLLESCGVRPDFAAGHSYGELVALACAGSYDSATLLKLSAARAEAIAGALGEDSGAMAAVRAEPTRVTEVLSAIGVAEDVVVANHNSPQQLVISGPTALVDQAVGALRERSVAAKRLPVAAAFHSPLLAGAGSTFQRSVEKVDIRPPEIPVWSNRTAEPYTGDPAAELVAQIGAPVRFVEQIEGMYAAGARTFVEAGPGRVLTGLVGEILAGRPHRMISCGGRETGVRDLLEAVGELAVAGVRIDAGWLFQDRGCADATGRPAKRPAWTVDGRLVRTADGAVPGGLSPADEMTRSAMRSVPDQSQRDAVVADFLRTSRELIDAQKQVMLGYLGQPAAQVALPAPVVIEEPEPVQSDQPPPRQQEQDTLAAVVEVISERTGYPAAMIEPGLDLEADLSVDSIKRTEIAGMLLDRLGRREQAGDDGLEELSRCRTAGAIRDRLDQGDTGQPLGSAPSRYVLRAAEISSPLAETELSGVRIGIVHTSEQTALYDALSADFAGRGAAIDDGTQADALVCLTPLAATDESVVPSVFSVLRKAVRQGTQWVVVVAPAEPDAATGGLRGLFRAVRQENPDFAATLVEIEDETALADRVVAEAASTDAVVSYARNSRQVWKVQAEDLPPIAYGGAGPGGAEASVLGLDREAVILLVGGARGITASVATSLATAGQCRLALAGRTAWPAEPESEQTRDAPDAVSLRRILLAGQALPVAEVEARIRTILAQREIRRTIADAEAAGSRVDYHCVDVRDREAVGQLVKDVHTKHGRLDGIVYAAGVIDDRLMTDKDDESFHTVFGTKVDGANAVLDAVAELDLRPSFVALFGSISAVLGNRGQTDYAAANDALEAIGARWSQRYGIGVLTVHWGPWAPAPEHGGMVSETLARDYRRRGIAMIDPAEGVAALLRELAYGPAEARSVIYSASLW, from the coding sequence GTGTCGCGCGCGATCGGGGTGGCGGCACAAGGTGGCCTGCCGGCGCTCGACCTGGACGGCTCCGTCTCGGCCGCACGAGAGAGCATGGCACGTCTGGGCAAGGTGCTGCCCGGCTCGTACGGTGTTCGCATTGCGGCCGACTCTCCACTGCGACCTGACCACGTGCTGGCCGGTGAATGCGCGATCGTCATCCTGCCGGCCGGTTCGTCCTGGCGGATTTCCGCGCTGCCGGTGCGTGTCCTGGTCGAAGTGACCACATTGGACGAGGCACGGCAGGCCGTGGCCGGCGGCGCCTACGGTGTGATCGCCCGCGGCGGCGAACGCGACGGCCTGTCGAGTTTCGTGCTGCTGCAACAACTGTTGTCGCAGATGGACGTTCCGGTGTGGTCGGGAGGCTGCGCCGGGCCACACACGGCGGTCGGCGCGATCGCTGTCGGTGCGGCCGGTGTCGTGCTGGATCCGGAGGTCTCGATACGCGACGTCCGCCGGCGGTTGCGACGCGAGACTTTCGTTGCGACGGCTGGAGACCCGTTGTGCCGGTCACTTGGTGTGGATCTGCCGGTCGCGCAGGGGCCGATGACGCGGGTCAGCGATCAGCCGGCGTTTGCTCGCGCTGTCGCGGAAAACGACGCGATGCCGTTCATCGCTTTGGCGCTGGCGACGGCAGAGCAGTCCGCGGATCTGTTGCGCAGGACGGCCGAGGAGCTCGGCGATCTGCCGTGGGGTGTCGGCGTGCTCGGGTTCGTGCCGCCGGAGCTGCGCGCCGAGCAGTTGGCGGTTGTGCGCGCCGCGCGGCCGCGTGCGGCACTGATCGCCGGCGGACGGCCCGGAATGGCGAAGACGTTGGAGGCCGACGGCATTCCGACATACGTCCACGTGCCGTCACCGGTGTTGCTGGACCAGTTTCTGGCCGCCGGCGTGCGGCGATTTGTGTTCGAAGGCGCCGAATGTGGTGGACACGTCGGACCGCGATCCAGCTTGGCCCTGTGGGAGACGCAGATATCGGTGCTGGAGCGGTTCGTCGCCGAGCACGGCACCGGCGACGGACTGGAAGTCTTTTTCGCCGGTGGCGTTCACGATGCGCGGTCGTCGGCGATGGTGTCCGCGATGGCGGCACCATTGGCGGCGGACGGTGTCGGCGTCGGTGTGCTGATGGGGACGGCTTATCTGTTCACCGCGGAGGCCGTGACCGCCGGTGCGATCGGCGAGGTCTTCCAGCAGCGTATGGTCGCGGCGACACAGACCGCCCTGATCGAGACCGCGCCAGGTCACGCCACCCGCTGCGTGCCGAGTCCGTACGTCGGGGAGTTTGCCAGCGTACGCGCGGAATGGCAGCGGCAGGGAGTGCCCGAGCGCGAGCTGTGGCAGCGGCTGGAGCGGCTGACCGCCGGCCGGCTTCGGATCGCCAGCAAGGGAATCCGGCGTCATGGCAGGGAGCTGGAGCCGGTGTCCGCGGACGTGCAGCTGGAGTCCGGCATGTTCATGGCCGGACAGGTGGCCGTTCTTCGGGACGGCGTCACGACGATCGCCGAGCTGCACCGTGAGGTCACGGCCGGCGCCGCCGACCTGTTGAGTTGTGACCGGCCGGCCAGCGAGCCGCAGTGCCGGCCGCTGGACATCGCCATCGTCGGAATGGCGTGTGTCTTTCCCGGAGCGCCGGATCTGGAGACGTATTGGAGCAACATCCTCGGCGGCGTCGACGCGGTCACCGAGGTGCCCGCAGATCGTTGGGATCACGCCCTTTATCACGGGGACGAGGCCGACCGTACGCCGTCCAAATGGGGCGGCTTCCTGCCGCCGATCGCCTTCGACCCGCTGGCATATGGCATTCCGCCGGCGTCGCTGGGCAGCATCGACCCGGCGCAGCTGCTTTCGCTGGAGGTGGCGCACCGCGCGTTGGTCGACGCCGGATATGCCGGCGGTGGCTTCGATCGCGAGCGCGCCGGGGTGATTTTCGGTGCGGAGGCAGGCGGTGACCTCGCGAACGCCGGCACCGTACGCGCGTTGCTGCCGAGCCTGCTCGGCGATCTGCCGGCCGAGCTGGCCAGCCAGCTGCCACCATTGACCGAGGACTTTTTCCCAGGGACGTTGGCAAACGTCATCTCCGGCCGGATCGCGAACCGGCTCGACCTCGGCGGTGCGAACTTCACCGTCGATGCCGCATGCGCGTCTTCGTTGGCCGCGCTCGACGCTGCTTGCGGCGAGCTGGTGTCCGGGTCTGCCGACCTGATGTTGTGTGGCGCGGTCGATCTGCACAACGGCATCAACGACTATCTTCTTTTCGCCTCAGCCGGCGCGTTGTCGGCCACCGGCCAATGCCGGCCGTTCGACGCGAAGGCCGACGGCATCGCCCTGGCCGAGGGCGTCGCCTGCCTCGTCCTCAAGCGGTTGTCCGACGCGCGCCGCGACGGCGACCGGATTTACGCGGTGGTCAAAGGAATCGGCAAAGGCAGCGACGGCAGGTCGCTCGGCCTGACCGCGCCGCGGCCGGAAGGACAGCGGCGTGCGTTGCGACGCGCGTACGAGCAGGCCGGTGTTTCGCCGTCTGAGATCGGAATGCTGGAAGCGCACGGCACCGGCACGGTCGTCGGCGATCGTACCGAACTGTCGACGCTCTCCGGCTTCTTCACCGGTCTGGAGCCAGGAAGTTGTGCCCTCGGCTCGGTGAAAAGCCAGATCGGACACGCCAAATGTGCCGCCGGTCTGGCCGGAGTTGTCAAGGCGGCACTGGCCGTACGCGACGGCACGCTTCCGCCGACGGCTCAGCTGACCGAGCCCAATCCGGCCTGGGAAGCGGTGACGAGTCCGTTTGGCTTCACCACCACGCCACTTCCCTGGCCAGCCGCGCAACGGTCGGCCGGAGTCAGTGCTTTTGGCTTCGGTGGCACGAACTTCCACGCGGTCCTGTCCGACGCGGGACCGGCGGGTGGCTTCGGTCCGGCGCGATGGCCGGCCGAGCTGTTCCTGATCGGCGGTCTGGACGCGGTCCGGAAACTGTTGCCGCTGGCCGAAAGTGGCGACTGGCGGCTGCGCGACCTGGCCGCGACGGCGGCCGGCTGGGTGACGGGTCGACCGCGGCTGGCGTTCGTCTGCGCCGACCACGACGAGCTGATCGCGAAGCTGAAAACCGCGGACGTCCTCGCGCCAGAGGCAGATCCGGGGAAAGTCGCCTTTCTGTTTCCCGGCCAAGGCAGCCAGCGCACCGGCATGGCCGCCGAGCTTTTCGTGACGTTTCCTGGACTGCGCTCGCTGCTGGAACTCGGTCGAGAGTGGACGCCGGAGCTGTTTCCGTTCCATCCGTTCGGTCCGGATGCGGCGACGGTTCAGGCGGATGCGTTGCGCGACACCAGAAAAGCGCAGCCGGCGCTCGGGATCGTCGATCTCGCCTACTGCCAGCTGCTGGAGTCGTGCGGCGTACGACCGGATTTCGCCGCTGGACACAGCTATGGCGAGTTGGTGGCTCTGGCCTGCGCCGGCTCCTACGACTCGGCGACGTTGTTGAAGCTGAGTGCCGCGCGTGCGGAGGCGATCGCCGGTGCTTTGGGAGAAGACTCAGGCGCGATGGCGGCCGTACGTGCGGAGCCTACGCGCGTCACCGAAGTGCTGTCGGCGATCGGCGTAGCCGAGGACGTCGTGGTGGCCAACCACAATTCTCCTCAGCAGCTGGTCATCTCCGGGCCGACCGCGCTGGTCGACCAGGCCGTCGGCGCGCTCCGCGAGCGGTCCGTGGCGGCCAAGCGGCTGCCGGTCGCGGCGGCGTTCCACAGTCCGTTGCTCGCCGGTGCCGGATCGACGTTCCAGCGCTCGGTGGAGAAAGTGGACATCCGGCCGCCGGAGATCCCGGTGTGGTCCAACCGTACGGCCGAGCCGTACACCGGCGATCCGGCCGCCGAGCTGGTCGCGCAGATCGGCGCGCCGGTCCGGTTTGTCGAGCAGATCGAGGGAATGTACGCCGCCGGCGCTCGTACGTTTGTCGAGGCCGGACCCGGCCGGGTGCTGACCGGGCTGGTCGGGGAGATCCTGGCCGGCCGGCCGCACCGGATGATTTCCTGCGGTGGCCGCGAAACCGGCGTACGTGACCTGCTGGAAGCGGTCGGCGAGCTGGCCGTGGCCGGCGTCCGGATCGACGCGGGTTGGCTCTTCCAAGATCGGGGCTGCGCCGACGCGACCGGTCGTCCGGCCAAGCGGCCGGCCTGGACGGTCGACGGTCGGCTGGTGCGTACGGCCGACGGGGCGGTGCCTGGCGGCTTGTCGCCGGCCGACGAGATGACGAGGTCAGCGATGCGAAGTGTGCCCGACCAGAGCCAGCGCGATGCGGTCGTGGCCGATTTCCTGCGGACCAGCCGCGAGCTGATCGATGCGCAGAAACAGGTCATGCTCGGCTATCTCGGCCAACCAGCGGCGCAGGTCGCACTGCCCGCACCTGTCGTCATCGAAGAGCCCGAACCTGTCCAGAGCGATCAGCCGCCGCCGCGGCAACAGGAGCAGGACACGCTGGCGGCGGTGGTCGAGGTGATCAGCGAGCGCACCGGTTATCCCGCCGCGATGATCGAGCCGGGCCTGGATCTGGAGGCCGACCTGTCGGTGGATTCCATCAAGCGCACCGAAATCGCCGGCATGCTGCTGGACCGGCTCGGTCGCCGTGAGCAGGCCGGTGACGACGGCCTGGAGGAGCTGAGCCGTTGTCGTACGGCCGGCGCGATCCGCGATCGACTGGACCAGGGCGACACAGGGCAGCCGCTGGGATCCGCACCGAGTCGTTATGTCCTGCGCGCGGCCGAAATCTCGTCGCCGCTGGCAGAAACCGAGCTGTCCGGCGTACGCATCGGAATCGTGCACACCTCGGAGCAGACCGCCTTGTACGACGCCCTATCGGCCGACTTCGCCGGCCGAGGAGCGGCCATCGACGACGGCACACAGGCGGACGCGTTGGTCTGCCTGACGCCGTTGGCCGCGACCGACGAATCGGTCGTGCCGAGCGTGTTTTCCGTGCTGCGTAAGGCCGTTCGGCAAGGCACGCAGTGGGTCGTCGTCGTCGCACCGGCTGAGCCGGATGCCGCGACCGGCGGTCTGCGCGGCCTGTTCCGGGCCGTACGCCAGGAAAATCCGGATTTCGCCGCGACACTGGTCGAGATCGAAGACGAGACCGCACTCGCCGATCGTGTGGTTGCCGAAGCCGCCAGCACGGACGCGGTCGTCAGCTATGCCCGCAACAGCCGGCAGGTCTGGAAAGTGCAGGCTGAGGATCTGCCGCCGATCGCGTACGGCGGCGCCGGTCCCGGCGGTGCCGAGGCCAGCGTGCTCGGACTTGACCGCGAAGCCGTGATCCTGCTGGTCGGTGGAGCACGTGGCATCACCGCCTCGGTCGCGACCTCGTTGGCCACCGCCGGCCAATGCCGGTTGGCTTTGGCCGGACGTACGGCCTGGCCGGCCGAGCCGGAAAGCGAGCAGACCAGGGACGCTCCGGACGCGGTGTCACTGCGCCGGATTCTGCTGGCCGGTCAGGCGCTGCCGGTCGCGGAGGTCGAAGCGCGGATTCGTACGATTCTTGCTCAGCGCGAAATCCGGCGTACGATCGCCGACGCCGAAGCCGCCGGAAGCCGCGTCGACTATCACTGCGTGGACGTGCGTGACCGTGAGGCAGTTGGCCAACTCGTCAAGGATGTCCACACAAAACACGGCCGGCTGGACGGAATCGTCTACGCCGCTGGCGTGATCGACGACCGGTTGATGACGGACAAGGACGACGAGTCGTTCCACACGGTTTTCGGCACGAAGGTCGACGGCGCCAACGCGGTGCTCGACGCCGTGGCCGAGCTTGATCTGCGGCCGTCGTTCGTAGCGCTTTTCGGCAGCATCTCGGCGGTTCTCGGCAATCGCGGCCAGACGGACTACGCGGCCGCCAACGACGCGCTGGAGGCGATCGGCGCGCGATGGTCGCAGCGATACGGAATCGGCGTGCTGACCGTCCACTGGGGACCGTGGGCTCCGGCGCCGGAGCACGGCGGCATGGTGTCCGAGACACTGGCGCGGGACTATCGGCGGCGGGGGATCGCGATGATCGATCCGGCTGAAGGAGTGGCCGCGTTGCTTCGCGAGTTGGCGTACGGACCGGCCGAGGCGCGATCCGTGATCTATTCGGCTTCGCTGTGGTAG
- a CDS encoding SDR family oxidoreductase produces the protein MILTDRVAVVTGAGHGIGAAIARRLVVAGVGGLVVSDIDGAAAEEVAASIVADGGAAIAVRSDASVKADLKDLVGIAEKTYGGLDIFCSNAGRAFGTGIQAADTQWTKCWELNVLQHVYAAQAAVPGMLRRGGGYLLITASAAGLLSAPGDAPYSTTKHAAVGLAEWLAITYRPRGIRVSALCPLGVRTDLLMPGIAAGHPAAMSIAAAGPLLRPQDVAEATIRGLNTEDFLILPHQSVASDYAIKAADPDRWIDQMAQHARSATRPTMREREKA, from the coding sequence ATGATTCTGACCGACCGGGTCGCGGTGGTCACCGGCGCCGGCCATGGCATCGGCGCGGCCATCGCGCGCCGGCTCGTCGTCGCCGGCGTAGGCGGCCTGGTGGTGTCGGACATCGATGGCGCCGCGGCGGAAGAAGTCGCCGCGTCCATCGTCGCCGACGGCGGCGCGGCAATCGCCGTGCGGTCCGACGCGTCGGTGAAGGCCGACCTGAAAGATCTGGTCGGCATCGCCGAAAAAACCTACGGTGGCCTGGACATTTTCTGTTCCAATGCCGGCCGCGCGTTCGGCACCGGCATCCAGGCGGCGGACACCCAGTGGACGAAATGCTGGGAACTCAACGTGTTGCAGCACGTCTACGCGGCACAGGCCGCCGTCCCCGGCATGCTCCGGCGCGGCGGCGGCTATCTGCTGATCACCGCCTCGGCCGCCGGTCTGCTCAGCGCACCCGGCGACGCGCCTTATTCCACCACGAAACACGCCGCCGTCGGGCTCGCCGAATGGCTCGCGATCACCTACCGGCCACGCGGCATCCGGGTCAGCGCGCTGTGCCCGCTCGGCGTACGCACCGACCTGCTGATGCCCGGCATCGCGGCCGGCCATCCGGCGGCCATGTCGATCGCCGCGGCCGGGCCGCTGTTGCGGCCGCAAGACGTTGCCGAGGCGACCATCCGCGGCCTGAACACCGAGGATTTCCTTATCCTGCCGCATCAGTCGGTCGCCTCCGACTACGCCATCAAGGCCGCCGACCCGGACCGCTGGATCGACCAGATGGCACAGCACGCCCGGTCGGCGACGCGGCCGACCATGCGAGAGCGGGAAAAGGCATGA
- a CDS encoding aldo/keto reductase has product MRFRQLGHSGLSVSEISYGNWLTHGLPEFKACVRAALRAGVNTFHTAPMLGDGHADEMLADALSSAAREDLVLCTGAYWPETLGPNRAGLGRKHLVGSLDGSLRRLGTDYVDVFQLLRYDYKTPLEETFLALSDLVQQGKILYVGTSEWNAEQLQAAAHLAAALRVPLVSNQPHYSMVWRVPESQVFPLCQRLGIGQLACAPLIQGVATGKYAGGERPAGSRAANPATSAAVAPLLFPDLLDRIGLLAGVAQAAGLTPAQLAIAWVLQNETVASAVIGASTPEQIEENAAASGVELSLDVLTQIDELLGRVVQTDPRMTFSPPQHAF; this is encoded by the coding sequence ATGAGGTTTCGCCAGCTCGGCCACAGTGGACTGTCGGTCAGCGAGATATCGTACGGAAACTGGCTGACGCACGGTCTGCCGGAGTTCAAGGCATGCGTGCGCGCGGCGCTGCGCGCCGGGGTCAACACCTTCCACACCGCGCCAATGCTCGGCGACGGCCACGCCGACGAGATGCTGGCCGACGCACTGTCGTCCGCGGCTCGCGAAGACCTCGTGCTGTGCACCGGCGCGTACTGGCCGGAAACCCTCGGCCCCAACCGCGCCGGCCTCGGCCGCAAGCATCTCGTCGGCTCATTGGATGGATCCCTCCGCCGGCTCGGCACCGACTACGTCGACGTCTTCCAGCTTCTTCGCTATGACTACAAAACTCCGCTGGAGGAGACCTTCCTCGCGCTGTCCGACCTGGTCCAGCAGGGAAAAATCCTCTATGTCGGCACCTCGGAGTGGAATGCCGAGCAGCTGCAGGCCGCCGCTCACCTCGCGGCGGCGCTGCGGGTGCCGCTGGTGTCCAACCAGCCGCATTACTCGATGGTCTGGCGGGTGCCCGAGTCGCAGGTTTTCCCTCTCTGCCAACGACTCGGCATCGGACAGCTGGCCTGCGCTCCGCTCATCCAGGGCGTGGCAACCGGAAAGTACGCCGGCGGCGAGCGACCGGCCGGGTCGCGAGCGGCCAACCCGGCCACCTCGGCCGCCGTCGCACCACTGCTGTTCCCGGATCTCCTCGACCGGATCGGCCTGCTCGCCGGCGTCGCGCAAGCGGCAGGACTCACCCCGGCGCAGCTCGCCATCGCATGGGTTCTGCAGAACGAGACCGTGGCCAGCGCGGTGATCGGCGCGTCGACTCCCGAGCAGATCGAGGAAAACGCCGCCGCGTCCGGTGTCGAGCTGTCGCTCGACGTGCTGACCCAGATCGACGAGCTGCTGGGTCGTGTGGTCCAGACCGATCCGCGCATGACGTTTTCCCCGCCGCAGCACGCGTTCTGA
- a CDS encoding lipase family protein, producing MKFLLVLLLVAVGIGAPPVSAAATVSDDFYVPPSPLPAGAPGDVIRWRPSIAGAPKYQVHAWQIMYLSTNALGQPDAVTGTVLVPDGVNPATAPIVSFAAGTQGPAFRCATSKMIQVGALYEQPAVNDMLASGYAVVAADYEGYQPTPRTTYITGKSEGAAVIDMIRASQRLPATGLSANAKVAIRGYSQGGGAAMWAGQLQPSYAPELNLVGIAAGGVPADLVQVTLPLDGKPGFGLLAYGLIGLDNAYPELKLSSYLTDAGKAEFAKMSREDCVLELLTQYRDKHFNDYSTSSPFLKPEWMARLQENKLGAVPIKVPVFDFHGTQDDLVDPGQAAALRDTYCKAGVKVQWKTYATDHITLVYTGNADVAQFVKDRFAGVAATSNC from the coding sequence GTGAAGTTCCTGCTGGTGTTGTTGCTGGTGGCGGTTGGGATCGGCGCGCCGCCGGTGTCGGCCGCCGCCACCGTTTCCGACGACTTCTACGTCCCACCGTCGCCGCTTCCGGCCGGCGCGCCGGGAGATGTCATCCGGTGGCGGCCGTCCATCGCTGGCGCGCCGAAATATCAGGTGCACGCCTGGCAGATCATGTATCTGTCGACCAACGCGCTCGGGCAACCGGACGCGGTGACCGGCACCGTACTCGTGCCGGACGGCGTCAACCCGGCGACCGCGCCGATCGTGAGTTTCGCGGCCGGCACGCAGGGGCCGGCGTTTCGGTGCGCCACCTCGAAAATGATCCAGGTCGGCGCGCTTTACGAGCAGCCGGCGGTCAACGACATGCTGGCCAGCGGCTATGCGGTGGTCGCGGCCGATTACGAGGGTTACCAGCCCACGCCACGGACCACTTACATCACCGGAAAATCTGAGGGCGCGGCGGTCATCGACATGATACGCGCGAGCCAGCGACTGCCGGCGACCGGACTTTCCGCCAACGCGAAGGTCGCGATCCGCGGCTATTCGCAGGGCGGTGGCGCGGCCATGTGGGCCGGGCAGCTGCAGCCGTCGTACGCGCCGGAGCTCAACCTGGTCGGCATCGCGGCCGGCGGCGTACCGGCCGACCTGGTGCAGGTCACCCTGCCGTTGGACGGAAAACCGGGCTTCGGCCTGCTCGCGTATGGCCTGATCGGCCTGGACAACGCCTATCCGGAGCTGAAACTGTCGTCCTATCTGACCGACGCGGGCAAGGCCGAGTTCGCCAAGATGTCGCGCGAGGACTGCGTGTTGGAGCTGCTCACGCAATATCGCGACAAGCATTTCAACGACTACAGCACGAGCAGTCCGTTTCTCAAACCGGAATGGATGGCCAGGCTGCAGGAGAACAAGCTCGGCGCGGTGCCGATCAAGGTGCCGGTCTTCGACTTCCACGGCACGCAGGACGACCTGGTCGATCCCGGTCAGGCGGCGGCTTTGCGCGACACGTACTGCAAGGCCGGCGTGAAGGTGCAGTGGAAGACGTACGCGACCGATCACATCACCTTGGTCTACACCGGAAACGCGGATGTCGCGCAGTTCGTCAAGGACCGCTTCGCCGGCGTGGCGGCCACTTCGAACTGCTGA
- a CDS encoding DUF6801 domain-containing protein, with protein sequence MKVTPQLGLLPRILAGAGVVTAMVATVGFAGATASSAADSSLTLNYTCPFPLIGNQALVTKITVTLPDSVVVNQPTPEIPISADVTVPATATQGLNLVGATTIEGSAKANAHLDNAGLGLDISPVLSIPKTDVPADGKAFTVHATGKAPSVSFPNAGASSITVGDYTTTLTPKKSDGTPTGLGTFDSKCTVDSGQDTTLAKFTVQPGPSSSPSSSPSSSPSSSPSSSPSSSPSSSPSTPPASSPPPGGGSLDLNYAVAGSTHIQALGSDVKVGPGTLKVKVDLQSGNLAGDLALPDTSSSFTIFGFLPGTAKVKLIPDGQTTGTFKNNTVNSDSRETIRLTDVALFGFPIVSNSTTCQTKTPADIPMVSGPDFSVQNGGKLTGTYTIPPLQGCGSFNDYISYFTAGPNNSISVQVTPAGAANNQVSNPRRGFGGKAPHAHSRA encoded by the coding sequence ATGAAAGTGACACCGCAACTGGGGTTGCTGCCCCGAATCCTGGCCGGCGCGGGAGTCGTCACCGCCATGGTGGCGACCGTCGGCTTCGCGGGTGCGACCGCGAGCTCGGCGGCCGACTCCAGCCTGACGCTCAACTACACCTGTCCGTTTCCGTTGATCGGCAACCAGGCGCTGGTCACCAAGATCACCGTGACGCTGCCGGACTCGGTCGTGGTCAACCAGCCGACGCCGGAAATCCCGATCAGCGCCGACGTGACCGTGCCGGCGACCGCGACGCAGGGCCTCAACCTGGTCGGTGCCACCACGATCGAAGGCAGCGCGAAAGCCAACGCGCACCTGGACAACGCCGGTCTCGGCCTGGACATCTCGCCGGTGCTGAGCATTCCGAAGACGGACGTGCCGGCCGACGGCAAGGCGTTCACCGTGCACGCGACCGGTAAGGCGCCGTCGGTTTCCTTCCCCAACGCGGGCGCGAGCTCGATCACGGTAGGCGACTACACGACCACGTTGACACCGAAGAAATCCGACGGTACGCCGACCGGCCTTGGCACCTTCGACTCGAAGTGCACGGTGGATTCCGGTCAGGACACGACATTGGCGAAGTTCACCGTCCAACCTGGACCGTCGTCCTCGCCGTCGTCGTCACCGTCGTCCTCACCATCCTCGTCGCCTTCGTCGTCTCCGTCGTCGTCTCCGTCGTCCTCACCTTCGACGCCACCCGCGTCGTCGCCGCCTCCTGGTGGCGGCTCGCTCGACCTGAACTACGCGGTGGCCGGTTCGACGCACATCCAGGCGCTCGGATCGGACGTGAAAGTCGGCCCCGGCACGCTGAAAGTCAAGGTGGACCTGCAGTCCGGCAACCTGGCCGGTGACCTGGCGCTGCCGGACACCAGCTCGAGCTTCACGATTTTCGGCTTCCTGCCGGGTACGGCAAAGGTGAAGCTGATCCCGGATGGCCAGACGACGGGTACGTTCAAGAACAACACGGTCAACTCCGACAGCAGGGAAACCATCCGGCTGACCGACGTGGCGCTCTTCGGCTTCCCGATCGTCAGCAACTCGACGACCTGCCAGACCAAGACGCCGGCCGACATCCCGATGGTCTCCGGCCCTGACTTCAGCGTGCAGAACGGTGGCAAGCTGACCGGCACGTACACCATCCCGCCGCTGCAGGGTTGCGGCAGTTTCAACGACTACATCAGCTATTTCACCGCCGGGCCGAACAACTCGATCAGCGTGCAGGTCACGCCGGCCGGCGCCGCGAACAACCAGGTGTCCAACCCGCGGCGGGGTTTTGGCGGAAAAGCCCCGCACGCGCACTCGCGGGCCTAG